A genomic region of Fusarium oxysporum f. sp. lycopersici 4287 supercont2.30 genomic scaffold, whole genome shotgun sequence contains the following coding sequences:
- a CDS encoding uncharacterized protein (At least one base has a quality score < 10): MEPARQVSTQLSPGKFECSWEACTKSFNSKAGFTRHYRIHTGEKPYRCSIDGCTKKFARNDTLKRHQRTHPQEITSLGQSTPSYITQQVNPGVASIASPLPTQYKPPQPSEYHQPEELPRYAQPAFSERGDPENTFASNELPSTGKQKAHSLRHDRSSNNRALQRHQQFVQGRFAIFFEQWSPFFPVLHEPTAFRTYREFENSSGNTKNKHTIAQIYLIVDIAGLSCHAPDLQQHLICKKKWQEALNAIAFDKGVLTLQCLVLAILCCIIRADDKQIAYYKHIAVNLSNDLGLHTNQGDIRLDTLTNETRKRIFWTLYMLDCFSASRLNTPMLLKDTEIKIDYPGDIDGEYITEHGYLNTPSWKPSRISCALALFRAARVLAKALNERYYDVNEFTSERMTAIEGELDAWLIQIPRHLELDFTKEVETYDRRSIRPWIERQIRESEGYSYRCRMNLDQNIFPFDDFEANSSTGALVFVPGRRCNIFVTPLSAATYLGNVTAVKYFLQFPDPHEDNGLVSPLSLACLQGHSHVIPLLAERNESGNTLNTAHMAARTGRSHFIQHLYHKFHLQGACDIDSIPPAVHALYLEDDEQIKEVFSVFIDLDRDALDTLGDWEYHWKCADLARAMGKSNDLVAWLEDKCRSLTG, from the exons ATGGAACCTGCGAGACAGGTCAGTACCCAGCTCAGTCCCGGTAAATTCGAGTGCAGTTGGGAGGCATGCACAAAG AGTTTTAATAGCAAGGCCGGGTTTACTAGGCATTATCGTATTCATACTGGCGAAAAGCCGTATCGTTGCTCAATTGATGGTTGCACTAAAAAGTTTGCTCGGAACGACACTCTAAAGCGACATCAACGAACCCATCCTCAAGAAATCACATCCTTAGGAcaatcaacaccatcctATATTACACAGCAAGTAAATCCAGGAGTTGCTTCAATAGCAAGTCCTCTGCCGACCCAATACAAGCCACCACAACCATCGGAATACCATCAGCCAGAGGAATTACCACGTTACGCCCAGCCGGCCTTTTCTGAGCGGGGTGACCCGGAGAACACTTTTGCCTCAAATGAACTTCCAAGCACTGGCAAACAAAAGGCGCATAGCCTTAGGCATGATCGTTCAAGTAATAATCGGGCCCTCCAGCGACACCAACAGTTCGTGCAAGGTCGGTTTGCTATCTTCTTCGAACAATGGTCTCCTTTCTTTCCCGTGTTGCATGAACCGACAGCTTTCAGAACTTACAGAGAGTTTGAGAACAGCTCTGGGAATACCAAAAATAAGCACACTATCGCTCAGATATATCTAATCGTCGATATTGCAGGCCTCTCGTGCCATGCTCCGGATCTTCAGCAACATTTAATTTGCAAGAAAAAGTGGCAAGAAGCGTTAAATGCAATTGCTTTCGATAAGGGCGTTCTTACCCTCCAGTGCCTCGTGCTTGCTATACTCTGCTGCATCATAAGGGCGGACGATAAGCAAATTGCCTATTACAAGCACATTGCCGTTAATCTCTCTAACGACCTGGGCCTGCATACAAATCAAGGAGATATCAGACTTGATACTCTGACTAACGAGACTCGAAAAAGGATCTTCTGGACCCTCTACATGCTTGACTGCTTTTCTGCCTCTAGGCTTAATACCCCCATGCTGTTGAAAGATACAGAAATCAAAATCGATTATCCCGGCGATATTGACGGCGAATACATCACCGAGCATGGTTATCTCAACACCCCTTCCTGGAAGCCGTCTCGAATTTCGTGTGCGCTAGCATTGTTTAGAGCAGCCCGGGTACTCGCCAAAGCACTTAATGAGAGATACTATGACGTTAATGAATTCACATCCGAGCGTATGACAGCCATCGAAGGCGAGCTTGACGCTTGGTTAATTCAGATACCGCGTCACTTGGAGCTTGACTTTACAAAGG AAGTCGAGACATACGACCGCAGAAGTATCCGGCCTTGGATCGAGCGTCAAATTCGTGAATCGGAAGGATATAGTTACCGATGCCGCATGAACCTTGACCAAAACATCTTCCCGTTCGACGACTTCGAAGCCAATTCTTCCACTGGAGCTCTAGTCTTTGTACCCGGAAGACGCTGTAACATCTTTGTCACACCACTATCCGCAGCAACATATCTAGGAAACGTGACGGCTGTCAAGTATTTTCTACAATTTCCTGATCCCCACGAAGATAACGGGCTTGTCAGCCCTCTGTCACTAGCTTGTCTTCAAGGACATTCCCATGTTATTCCACTTCTTGCTGAGAGGAACGAATCCGGCAATACCTTAAATACTGCGCATATGGCTGCGAGAACAGGCCGGAGCCATTTTATACAGCACCTTTATCACAAGTTTCATTTACAAGGTGCCTGTGATATAGATTCAATCCCGCCTGCTGTTCATGCACTCTACCTagaggatgatgaacaaATCAAAGAGGTTTTCTCAGTGTTTATAGATCTGGATAGGGATGCTTTAGATACTCTGGGGGATTGGGAGTATCATTGGAAATGCGCTGATCTTGCCAGGGCGATGGGAAAAAGCAATGATCTGGTAGCTTGGCTTGAAGATAAATGTCGGTCTCTTACGGGCTGA